One Echinicola strongylocentroti DNA window includes the following coding sequences:
- a CDS encoding energy transducer TonB, protein MNKKLLLLLFVVLGNNLFAQDFVPLQDFIPLNKYKIEIKDLDKYKVCYYKKLLIDDTHEKYAVIYDTLYRVYQENYTYFAIENKPSKFVEVTFNDEGDTTDVTYIDYVRKIRKWAYYDQGEEFAAFEYSNGAVSGWKINEAGKKVITDIDEYLARPKVSKDRHSNFLIRRMKYPKDCRRKGIEGSVKLNLKIDSEGKLIGIDVMNPEDVDLSLQHEEVRVMSLYPWDFIPAQDRSGNPVESELGQPIKFRL, encoded by the coding sequence ATGAATAAGAAATTGCTACTATTACTTTTTGTTGTTTTGGGAAATAATCTTTTTGCTCAGGACTTTGTCCCATTACAGGATTTTATTCCCTTGAATAAATACAAAATAGAAATCAAGGATTTGGATAAGTACAAAGTCTGCTATTACAAGAAACTTTTGATAGATGACACTCATGAAAAATATGCTGTTATATATGATACTTTGTACAGAGTTTATCAAGAGAATTACACCTATTTTGCTATTGAGAATAAACCTTCAAAATTTGTTGAAGTGACTTTTAACGACGAGGGGGATACCACAGATGTCACTTATATTGATTATGTGAGAAAAATCAGAAAATGGGCTTATTATGACCAAGGGGAAGAGTTTGCAGCATTTGAATACAGTAATGGTGCTGTTTCTGGTTGGAAAATAAACGAAGCCGGTAAAAAAGTGATTACCGATATCGACGAATATTTGGCACGGCCAAAAGTATCTAAAGATAGACATTCCAATTTTTTAATTAGGAGGATGAAGTACCCAAAAGACTGTCGCCGAAAAGGGATCGAAGGAAGTGTCAAATTAAATCTCAAGATAGATTCCGAAGGAAAATTGATTGGAATTGATGTGATGAACCCTGAGGATGTTGATTTGAGCTTACAGCATGAGGAAGTTAGGGTAATGTCACTGTACCCTTGGGACTTTATACCCGCTCAGGACAGGTCAGGAAACCCCGTTGAAAGCGAGTTAGGCCAGCCCATTAAATTTAGACTTTAA
- a CDS encoding S41 family peptidase produces the protein MLKKLSKLIGAMLLVPFVSWAQVDAKIAQYPDVSDSHITFSYGGDIWVVPKSGGLANRLTSSKGTESFPKFSPDGSKVAFSGVYNGNTDVYVMSSQGGVPMRLTYHGMSDRMVDWYGDGEQLLFASSRESEKQRYNQFYKVSVDGGLPEKLPVPYGEFGMISPDGKQIAYTPKSRAFRTWKRYKGGMATDIFTFDLASNAAENISNSIYNDEFPMWTEDKIYFLSDRGEHQRSNIYSYDLASKEMEQITDFSDFDVLFPSIGGGEIVFTAGGEIYLLNLSSEEYAAVSIHVSSDVASLMPRKESVKGYIQNVWPSYDGNRAVFEARGELFSVPAKDGPVINLTQSSGVAERYPSWSPDGRYVAYWSDRSGEYELTIKDLKNGGEEKELSAYGAGYRYQLFWSPDSKKLAFVDKAMDIYVYDKEKDKTTHVDKQLSLFQYGLDNFSVSWSPDSRYMAFEKNLANQHNAIAVFDTEETKLHQVTSGFYSDNSPVFGPEGKYLYCLTNRDFDPVYSDFEGTWVYANATQLAAIPLSKETASPLAPKNDATSVKEEEKSDKKEDKGKKDKKKDTAEEEEKEADKAVKIDWDGLERRMVVLPPVAGNYSSLGAVKGKVLYLKHPVTGAESHQSELAYYDLEERESKTVMGNVSGYRLTANGEKALVVSQGSFGVIGIGEGKKLEDKMPTDKMEMTLVPKEEWRQIFNDAWRLERDFFYDPNMHGVDWEAMRDHYGRLIDNAITREDVNYIIGELIGEISASHTYRGGGDTESASSKAVGYLGIDWGVKNDAYYVKKIIQGAPWDNEARSPLDEAGVEVSEGDFILAVNGVPMDMEKAPWAAFEELAGEAVELTVNDKADMDGSKKVMVKTLGTETRLRNLAWIEANRKRVEEATEGKIGYIYVPSTGYDGQQELARMFYAQFDKEGLIIDERFNNGGQIPDRFIELLDREPLAFWAVRDGETWQWPQVANFGPKVMLINGWSGSGGDAFPDYFRKTGLGPLIGTRTWGGLIGISGAPSLIDGGAVTVPTFRMFDPSGEWFKEGHGVDPDIEVAEDPTALANGTDPQLEKAIEETLRLLKEHPPVKPKVPEYEVK, from the coding sequence ATGTTAAAGAAACTTAGCAAATTAATAGGCGCCATGCTATTGGTACCTTTTGTCAGTTGGGCACAGGTGGATGCCAAAATCGCCCAGTACCCTGATGTATCTGATTCGCATATCACTTTCAGCTATGGCGGTGACATTTGGGTAGTACCCAAATCGGGAGGCTTGGCCAATCGGCTGACGAGCTCAAAAGGGACAGAGTCCTTCCCCAAGTTTTCACCTGATGGCTCCAAGGTGGCTTTTAGCGGAGTGTATAATGGCAACACAGATGTTTATGTGATGTCCTCCCAAGGTGGTGTTCCGATGCGATTGACCTACCACGGTATGAGTGATCGGATGGTGGACTGGTATGGTGATGGTGAGCAGCTGTTGTTTGCCTCTTCCCGAGAAAGTGAGAAGCAGCGGTACAACCAGTTCTATAAAGTATCAGTGGATGGAGGATTGCCGGAAAAGCTCCCGGTTCCCTATGGGGAGTTTGGCATGATCTCGCCGGATGGCAAGCAGATCGCCTACACGCCAAAAAGTAGGGCGTTCCGTACGTGGAAACGCTATAAGGGAGGAATGGCCACGGATATTTTTACCTTTGACCTGGCGAGCAATGCGGCTGAAAACATCAGCAATAGCATTTATAATGACGAGTTTCCCATGTGGACAGAAGATAAGATCTATTTCCTGTCTGACCGTGGAGAGCACCAGCGAAGCAATATTTACAGCTATGACTTGGCCAGTAAGGAAATGGAGCAAATCACGGATTTTAGTGATTTTGATGTGCTGTTTCCCAGTATTGGAGGAGGGGAAATTGTATTTACCGCTGGGGGTGAGATTTATTTGTTGAACCTGTCATCTGAGGAATATGCAGCAGTGAGTATTCACGTGAGCAGCGATGTGGCTTCATTGATGCCGCGTAAAGAAAGCGTAAAAGGCTATATCCAAAATGTGTGGCCCAGCTATGACGGCAACCGAGCGGTGTTCGAAGCTAGAGGAGAGCTCTTCTCAGTTCCTGCCAAGGATGGCCCAGTGATCAACCTCACGCAGTCTTCCGGTGTGGCGGAGCGCTATCCTTCCTGGTCACCTGACGGCCGCTACGTAGCCTACTGGAGTGATCGCTCAGGAGAATATGAGTTGACAATCAAAGACCTGAAAAACGGCGGTGAGGAAAAAGAGCTCAGTGCTTATGGTGCGGGTTACCGCTATCAGCTATTTTGGTCTCCGGACAGCAAAAAGCTGGCTTTTGTGGACAAGGCGATGGACATTTATGTTTATGATAAGGAAAAAGACAAGACCACTCATGTGGACAAGCAGCTATCCCTGTTTCAATATGGCCTAGATAATTTTTCTGTTTCCTGGTCGCCGGATAGTCGCTACATGGCCTTCGAAAAGAACCTGGCCAATCAGCATAACGCCATTGCCGTTTTTGATACCGAAGAGACCAAACTTCATCAGGTGACTTCGGGTTTTTACAGTGACAATAGTCCTGTCTTTGGGCCGGAAGGCAAGTATTTATACTGCTTGACCAATAGGGATTTTGATCCGGTTTACAGTGACTTTGAGGGCACATGGGTCTATGCCAATGCCACCCAGTTGGCCGCGATTCCTTTGAGCAAGGAAACGGCTTCTCCGTTGGCGCCGAAAAATGATGCGACTTCAGTGAAGGAAGAGGAAAAATCCGATAAGAAAGAGGACAAAGGCAAAAAGGACAAAAAGAAAGACACTGCCGAAGAGGAGGAAAAAGAGGCCGATAAGGCTGTAAAAATCGATTGGGACGGTTTGGAGCGACGGATGGTGGTATTACCGCCAGTAGCGGGCAATTATAGTAGCCTCGGAGCGGTCAAGGGCAAGGTGCTCTACCTGAAGCATCCCGTCACCGGTGCTGAATCCCACCAATCCGAATTGGCCTATTATGATCTGGAAGAACGTGAGTCCAAGACCGTGATGGGCAATGTAAGCGGGTATCGCTTGACGGCAAATGGGGAAAAAGCCTTAGTGGTTTCCCAAGGTTCTTTTGGTGTAATTGGCATCGGAGAGGGCAAAAAGTTGGAAGATAAAATGCCCACAGACAAGATGGAAATGACGCTCGTGCCCAAGGAAGAGTGGCGCCAGATTTTTAATGATGCTTGGCGTTTGGAAAGAGACTTCTTCTACGACCCCAATATGCATGGAGTGGACTGGGAAGCCATGCGCGATCATTATGGCCGATTGATCGATAATGCCATCACCCGGGAAGACGTCAATTACATCATCGGTGAGCTGATCGGGGAGATCAGTGCTTCCCATACCTACAGGGGTGGAGGAGATACAGAAAGTGCATCCAGCAAAGCTGTTGGTTATTTGGGAATTGACTGGGGCGTGAAGAATGATGCTTATTATGTGAAGAAAATCATCCAAGGTGCTCCTTGGGACAATGAGGCAAGGTCGCCGCTGGATGAGGCAGGTGTAGAGGTGAGTGAAGGGGATTTTATTCTTGCCGTAAATGGCGTGCCAATGGACATGGAAAAAGCTCCATGGGCAGCTTTTGAAGAGTTGGCTGGTGAGGCGGTGGAGCTTACCGTAAATGACAAGGCAGACATGGACGGATCCAAAAAAGTAATGGTCAAGACCCTTGGCACGGAAACCCGCTTAAGAAACTTGGCTTGGATAGAGGCCAATAGAAAGCGTGTCGAGGAAGCTACAGAGGGCAAAATCGGCTATATCTACGTTCCTAGTACCGGCTATGACGGACAGCAGGAATTGGCCAGGATGTTTTATGCGCAGTTTGACAAGGAAGGCCTGATCATCGACGAGCGCTTCAACAATGGCGGGCAGATCCCGGATCGGTTTATCGAATTACTTGATAGAGAGCCGCTGGCTTTTTGGGCAGTAAGGGATGGAGAGACTTGGCAGTGGCCACAAGTTGCTAATTTTGGCCCGAAGGTAATGCTGATCAATGGCTGGAGTGGTTCAGGAGGAGATGCCTTTCCGGATTACTTCCGTAAGACAGGCCTTGGTCCGTTGATCGGTACGAGGACTTGGGGTGGCTTGATTGGGATTTCGGGAGCGCCTTCCCTGATTGATGGAGGTGCAGTGACCGTGCCTACCTTTAGGATGTTTGACCCGAGTGGTGAGTGGTTTAAGGAAGGGCATGGAGTGGATCCCGATATCGAAGTGGCGGAGGATCCTACAGCATTGGCCAATGGCACAGATCCACAATTGGAGAAAGCCATCGAGGAAACCTTAAGACTGCTAAAGGAGCACCCTCCCGTCAAGCCAAAAGTGCCGGAATATGAAGTGAAATAA
- a CDS encoding hemolysin family protein has product MVLLILYLTLAIGVSFLCSTLEAALLSITPSYIATQQQKGKVYAKQLMRLKENINQPLAAILSFNTIAHTVGAAGVGAQAVEVFGQQYFGYISAGLTIAILVFSEIIPKSIGANYWRQLAPFIGGILKLMIYGLYPLVKVSEYLTQFFKSEEQHTTSREELAAMTTIATKEGIFKEDESKIIQNLIRFRSILVTNVMTPRTVTVAMEENETVKDFYAQSDSRRFSRFPIYNETIDNITGYIMKHDVLAELAEDHFGKKLVELKREITIVYENYPIPSVLETMLNKREHIALVVDKYGGMSGIVTMEDILETLLGMEIQDESDEEKDMQVLARNKWAERAKKMGLIFDNPGENID; this is encoded by the coding sequence ATGGTTTTACTGATCCTTTACCTGACGCTGGCGATAGGGGTGTCTTTTTTATGTTCCACGCTGGAAGCAGCATTACTAAGTATTACACCTTCGTACATTGCTACACAGCAGCAAAAGGGGAAAGTCTATGCCAAGCAGCTGATGCGTCTAAAAGAAAACATCAACCAGCCCTTGGCTGCGATCCTATCCTTTAACACCATCGCTCATACGGTAGGCGCTGCCGGGGTGGGGGCGCAAGCTGTGGAGGTTTTTGGCCAGCAGTATTTTGGTTATATTTCCGCTGGGCTGACCATCGCCATCTTGGTGTTTTCGGAAATTATCCCCAAATCCATTGGTGCTAACTACTGGAGGCAACTGGCGCCATTCATCGGCGGAATACTTAAGCTGATGATTTATGGGCTATATCCGCTGGTGAAGGTGTCGGAATATTTGACACAGTTTTTCAAATCCGAAGAACAGCATACCACCAGCCGGGAAGAACTTGCGGCGATGACGACGATCGCCACAAAAGAAGGGATCTTCAAGGAAGATGAGTCGAAAATCATCCAAAACCTGATCCGGTTCAGGTCTATTTTGGTGACCAATGTCATGACGCCCAGGACCGTCACTGTGGCCATGGAGGAAAATGAAACCGTAAAGGATTTTTATGCCCAATCTGATTCCAGAAGGTTTTCGCGTTTTCCAATTTATAATGAAACAATTGACAATATCACTGGTTATATCATGAAGCATGATGTGCTGGCAGAACTTGCAGAAGACCACTTTGGCAAAAAGCTTGTGGAGCTAAAGCGTGAGATTACCATAGTGTATGAAAATTACCCGATTCCGTCGGTTTTAGAAACCATGCTGAACAAGCGGGAGCACATTGCCCTTGTGGTGGACAAATATGGAGGAATGTCAGGTATAGTCACCATGGAGGATATCCTCGAAACACTGCTGGGGATGGAAATTCAGGATGAAAGCGATGAGGAGAAGGACATGCAAGTGCTGGCAAGAAACAAATGGGCCGAAAGGGCCAAAAAGATGGGGCTTATTTTTGATAACCCCGGTGAGAATATTGATTAA